The genomic segment CCTTTAGCACCGAGATTAAACACGCGTTCTAAATCTTTCTTGTCCCAGATTCCTCCGGCTGCAATTACGGGAATATCGCATTTCATTTCTTCTGCTACATATTTGACAACATCGGGTACAGCTTGTTCGAGTCTCAATGCCGGGTCGTAAACTTGTTCAATAGTGCTCGCTCCTAAGTGCCCTCCTGCTGTAGCTGGTTCCTCGACTATAAAAGCGTCGGGGAGGCGGTTATATTTTTTCTCCCAGTGCCGAGTAATTAAACTTGCAGCTTTTGCTGAACTAACAATCGGGACTAATGCAACATCGGGAAAATCTTTCGTGTAGTCCGGAAGTCTTAAAGGAAGTCCAGCACCCGAAATTATTATATTTGCTCCGCCTTCAGCAGCTGCTCTCACCTGCCTGTCATAGTCAGTCAATGCGACCATGCAATTAACTGCGATGATTCCATTTTGACCGGCGATATCTTTTGCGCGCAGGATAGCTTCTTTCACGACGATTTCATTTGCTTCAAAATAGTTGTGCTTTTCAGGGACAAACAGCGGCGAATTATGAGCGAGTCCAACGCTGGCTATAGTCCCAATAACGCCGAATTTTGCTGCGTGTCCTGCCAGATTAGGGCCGGATATGTCGACTCCCATTCCTCCCTGTATTAAAGGATAGCGAGGCTGATATTTTCCGATTCTTAAAACAGGCATTGATTGATTC from the Synergistaceae bacterium genome contains:
- a CDS encoding nitronate monooxygenase, producing the protein MPVLRIGKYQPRYPLIQGGMGVDISGPNLAGHAAKFGVIGTIASVGLAHNSPLFVPEKHNYFEANEIVVKEAILRAKDIAGQNGIIAVNCMVALTDYDRQVRAAAEGGANIIISGAGLPLRLPDYTKDFPDVALVPIVSSAKAASLITRHWEKKYNRLPDAFIVEEPATAGGHLGASTIEQVYDPALRLEQAVPDVVKYVAEEMKCDIPVIAAGGIWDKKDLERVFNLGAKG